Proteins co-encoded in one Flavobacterium fluviale genomic window:
- a CDS encoding acyl carrier protein: protein MSDIASRVKAIIVDKLGVDENEVVTEASFTNDLGADSLDTVELIMEFEKEFDIQIPDDQAENIATVGQAISYIEEAKK, encoded by the coding sequence ATGTCAGACATTGCATCAAGAGTAAAAGCGATTATCGTAGACAAATTAGGTGTTGACGAAAACGAAGTTGTAACAGAAGCAAGCTTCACTAATGATTTAGGAGCTGACTCATTAGACACTGTTGAGCTTATTATGGAATTCGAAAAAGAATTTGATATTCAAATTCCAGACGATCAAGCAGAAAACATTGCTACTGTTGGTCAAGCTATTTCTTATATCGAAGAAGCTAAAAAATAA
- the purN gene encoding phosphoribosylglycinamide formyltransferase — MKKIIVFASGSGTNAENIIKYFSNIEIAKVVSIFTNNASAKVIDRAKNHQIPVEIFSKNELLERNVLQKIQKIDPDLIVLAGFLLKFPENIIEQYPNKIINIHPALLPKYGGKGMYGMHIHRAIVNNKEKETGISIHYVNENYDEGGIIFQANVALTDEDTPETVAEKIHELEQTHFPEIIHKILEDSNSKI; from the coding sequence ATGAAAAAAATTATCGTTTTTGCCTCAGGATCAGGAACTAACGCAGAGAACATTATAAAATATTTTTCGAACATTGAAATTGCAAAGGTGGTTTCGATTTTTACAAATAATGCCTCGGCAAAAGTTATTGACAGAGCAAAAAATCATCAAATTCCAGTCGAAATCTTCTCAAAAAACGAACTTTTAGAGCGAAATGTATTACAAAAAATACAAAAAATCGACCCGGATTTGATCGTATTGGCTGGTTTCTTATTGAAATTTCCAGAAAACATAATCGAACAATATCCAAATAAAATAATAAATATCCATCCTGCACTTTTACCTAAATATGGCGGAAAAGGTATGTACGGAATGCACATTCACAGGGCTATAGTAAATAATAAAGAAAAAGAAACCGGAATTTCTATTCATTATGTAAATGAAAATTATGACGAAGGCGGTATTATTTTCCAAGCCAATGTAGCTTTAACAGACGAAGACACGCCGGAAACTGTTGCAGAAAAGATTCATGAGCTGGAACAAACACATTTTCCTGAGATTATCCATAAAATTCTGGAAGATTCAAATTCCAAAATTTAA
- the rnhA gene encoding ribonuclease HI, whose translation MTHEVHIYTDGAAKGNPGNGGYGVVMELVGTPHKKEFYEGFRLTTNNRMELLAVIVGLEKLKKPNMKVLVISDSKYVVDSVEKKWVIGWEKKKFAGRKNPDLWKRFLIVYRKHQVDFKWIKGHNNHPQNERCDELAVMASMQPKLSVDVYYETIGSKE comes from the coding sequence ATGACTCACGAAGTACATATATATACAGATGGCGCAGCAAAAGGAAATCCTGGAAACGGAGGTTACGGCGTAGTCATGGAATTGGTTGGAACACCGCACAAAAAAGAATTTTACGAAGGTTTTCGGCTTACTACTAATAATAGAATGGAACTTTTGGCTGTAATTGTCGGTTTAGAAAAACTGAAAAAGCCAAATATGAAAGTCCTTGTAATTTCTGATTCTAAATATGTCGTTGATTCTGTAGAAAAAAAATGGGTTATAGGCTGGGAAAAAAAGAAATTTGCCGGCAGAAAAAATCCTGATTTATGGAAACGCTTTTTAATTGTGTATAGAAAACATCAAGTTGACTTTAAATGGATAAAAGGCCACAACAATCACCCGCAAAACGAACGCTGCGATGAACTTGCCGTAATGGCATCTATGCAGCCCAAACTTTCTGTAGATGTTTACTACGAAACTATAGGATCTAAAGAATAA